GCACGAATGCTTTCATTGAAGAGAATAGGTTCTTGACCAACCAAACCCATTTGCTGTCTCAACCAGCTTAGTCTGAACTCTTTTATATCCACTCCATTCAGTAGTATACGTCCAGTGTGAGGGTTGTAAAATCTCTCTAAGAGGCTGATCACTGTTGATTTTCCACTGCCACTTTCTCCAACCAAGGCAACAGTCTGCAAACACATTCATATCAACAATGTAGCTACATTACATGTTCCCAGATAAAGTTTATTTGTACAACTCAAAAGCTTAATTACTGGAATATCCAAGTATCAGTTGACTACCTTTCCAGCTGGAATGTTTAGACACAAAtctttgaaaatttgaatatgAGGCCTAGTTGGGTAACTAAAACTGACATGTTGAAAATCAATATCACCAGAAATGGCTTCTAGTGTTCTACCCTCATTGCTGCTGGAGTCAATGGTGGGTGTACTGTCAAGAATGTTAAATATTGAAGCTGCGGAATCTTTGGCTTTGTTGGTGTCTTGTGCCAAGGCACTAGACTGGGAAATGCCGATTGCTGTTATTGTTAAACAAAAGAAGACCTGCACAAATTTTGTGGTGAGAACTAGATCAAAAGAAACATCAAAATAAACATGGAGCGAAAGGTTTTGGTTGACTTATTTCACCTTGAAAACCTCTGGAAAAGTTGCTTTCCCATGTTCCACAAGAACAGATCCTATGTAGAAACAGAAAGCATTTGTGCAGTACAGAGCCAAAAAAGAGAAACCAAATCCTGCACCACTCACAAGCCCCAACCGAACACCTTGTTTTTCTGGCTCTAAACATTTCTTACGGTACATATCCATCACCTTCGATTCGGCACAAAATGATGCGATAGTTCTGATGCTACCAACAGCATCATTTGCCACCTGACTTGCCTCTTCGTACTTTACCTACACAGCAGTCAAAAGATTCTCTTGATATCCATCCATATTCCATAATGCataatttcaaacaaaactgAAAGTAAAACTAACCTTGGCATCCGCACTGAATCCTTTAAGAAACTTCATCTGAAGAAATCCTTGCATAAGGACCAAGGGTGACACAGCCAGAATAATGAAAGCAAGAATCCAATTAGCAGTGAATGATATAACTAGACCAGCTATGATTGTTGATAAGTTTTGCACAATGAGGGCCAGTGTATCACCAACTAGACTTTTCACTGTTGAAGCATCACTAGATAACCTTGCCCCAACTGCACCACTGGAAAGTGATTCATATCCTTTAGTTGACGAGTATAAGAAATTGCaacacataataattaaaatatcttactaAAATACCTTGAATTTGCAGGATCATCAAACCAACTGATTTCTTGATGGACAACCTTTTCAAATGTCAGTGAACGAATTCTTTCTACTAATTTTCCTCCGGCAACGCCGAAGAAGTAATTTTGCACAGGTATGACCACAAGAGTAATTAAACCCAAACCCACATATAGAAGTGCCCAGAACCTAGAATCTTTCCGCTGTTTTTCTGGAGGTTCAAAGAACATAGATATTGCTGAGGAAAACAAGAAGCCAAACATAGGGAAGACAAGACCATTTATTATTGCAGCAACGGATCCAAGCACTAACACAGGAACTTCAGGCTTGTTTAAGTAGGCCAAACGTCTCAAAGAAACCTTCTTAGCATCACCTTTACTTTTTTCAACATCCCCATCTTCTATTTCTACAGATTCATGTACCCCACTTCGATGAGAAAGAGTAAAGCTATGTGAGTGTCTACTAGATGAATCTCTTCTTAATGAAACTTGTCTCTGAGTGGAAGATCTAGCTATGTGGCTATCAAAAATAACATTGTTACTTGACTTCTCTGCTTCAGAATTATGGCTACCCTCAGCTTCCGTAGCTCCTTCCTGTAGGCGAATAAGCTGAGAATAAGCACCGTCAACATCCTTGATTAACTCATCATGAGTTCCTACAAATAAAACCAAGCGTCAAAAGTGAACACCTTGTTCCAAGATGTctcaaaaaattgaattttctttcataGATTGCGACAATGAGTTAACATGATATAGAAAATGGACCCAAACTACTTTTGACATACacacataaagaaaaaaacaattgattCACGTTTAACCTTGCTCCACAATTTTTCCTTGATGAACCACCGCTATGGTGTCAGCATTTCTGATTGTTGTCAAGCGATGTGCAACAACTACAGTAGTCCTTTTTGACATGGCTTGTTCTAATGCTTCTTGAACAACACGTTCGGACTCGGCATCTAATGCACTAGTTGCTTCATCAAGAAGAAGGATTCTTGGGTTCTTTAAAATTGCCCTTGCAATTGCAATTCTCTGCTTTTGCCCACCAGAAAGTTGAGTCCCATTCTGGCCTGCCATTGTCTCAAGGCCCTACTAGCAGAATAAAACACATTAAtagaattaataaaagaaagcaaCCTAAAACGAGAATTGATTTTGGAACATTTATTACACCTGAGGCAGCTTGTCAATGAACGTATTGGCATTGGCAAGTGTTATTGCTGACTTAATTTCCTCATCAGTTGCACCTTCTTTTCCATACATAATGTTCTCTTTGATACTTGCTGCAAACAGAATAGGTTCTTGACTAACCAACCCAATATGTTCTCTTATCCATCTAACctgaaaattcttcaaattgaCGCCATCTATCAGTACCTCTCCAGCATCAGGATCATAGAATCTTTCCAATAAGCTTATCACAGTAGACTTTCCACTTCCACTTTGACCCACTAAAGCAGCAGTTGTGCCACTGGGAACATATAATGAGAATCCAGAGAAGATCTGCACATTTTTCCTTGCAGGGTAGCTAAAGTAAACATCTTTTAGTTCAATATCCCCCCTTATGTCTTCCATGACAACACCATTGGTGTCATAAGCATCAATTTCTGGCTTTCTTTTAATTGTCTCAAACATCTTATATGCTGCTGCTTGTCCTGCGGCAAATGCGTTTAGGCAAGGAGATGTTTGACCAAGTGACCTGCGAATGTTAGAAAGATTAATCAGGTTTCAGTTCTTCATTAGGAATGCTAAGCTATGTGAAATCCAGAAAAAATCTTACGTTCCGCCAGTCATAAGAGCTATTATTACAGTGATGACGGTTCCACCCTGGAATTCTTTCTCAATAACCAGTTTAGAACCATACCACATTGCAAGTGCATAGGTGCAGAAGACAATCAACAAAAGTAACCCCATTCCTAAACCAGAGGTCATCCCTTGTTGAACCATAGTTTTATAAGCAATTTTTAACTTGATATTATACTTTTCTATTGCTTTTCTCTCACCAGTGAAAGATGCCACCTAGTTACATTGCAGAAGAAATTCAAGGACAATGGTTAGATaaaaatcattcattttttttttctacaactaATTTGTGTGACTGTGACTTACTGTTCTAATAGCTCCCACTGTTTGTTCAACCACAGTTCCTGCCTCTGCGTAAGCAGCTTGGCCACGACTTGACATTCTGCTCATCAACACGGACAGAATTCCACGAGTAACAACAATACATGGTATACATGCGACCAAAACAACAGTAAGTCGCCATCCTCTTACAAAGGCAATCACAAAGCCACCAATAAAAGTTGAAGCAAGTTGTATAAACTTCCCAAcctatcaatataattttttatcgtAAGTACAAAGGATgagaagtcagaaaaaaaaatcgttaGCATAAATTAGTTTGTCATTGTTCTTTTCAATATTATGTTGCCAGTGTTTTTTCATCATTATTATCGATGTTTAAATTTTC
This portion of the Vigna unguiculata cultivar IT97K-499-35 chromosome 6, ASM411807v1, whole genome shotgun sequence genome encodes:
- the LOC114186570 gene encoding ABC transporter B family member 9-like is translated as MAHNTDMPPSSTSPQHHERDNANQKVPFYKLFTFADHLDVAFMAIGTISAMANGWSQPIMSVIVGKLINTFGSTDPSNTIKEVSKVSLLFVYLAIASGVASFLQVTCWMVTGERQAARIRGLYLKTILKQDIAFFDTETTTGEVIGRMSGDTILIQDSMGEKVGKFIQLASTFIGGFVIAFVRGWRLTVVLVACIPCIVVTRGILSVLMSRMSSRGQAAYAEAGTVVEQTVGAIRTVASFTGERKAIEKYNIKLKIAYKTMVQQGMTSGLGMGLLLLIVFCTYALAMWYGSKLVIEKEFQGGTVITVIIALMTGGTSLGQTSPCLNAFAAGQAAAYKMFETIKRKPEIDAYDTNGVVMEDIRGDIELKDVYFSYPARKNVQIFSGFSLYVPSGTTAALVGQSGSGKSTVISLLERFYDPDAGEVLIDGVNLKNFQVRWIREHIGLVSQEPILFAASIKENIMYGKEGATDEEIKSAITLANANTFIDKLPQGLETMAGQNGTQLSGGQKQRIAIARAILKNPRILLLDEATSALDAESERVVQEALEQAMSKRTTVVVAHRLTTIRNADTIAVVHQGKIVEQGTHDELIKDVDGAYSQLIRLQEGATEAEGSHNSEAEKSSNNVIFDSHIARSSTQRQVSLRRDSSSRHSHSFTLSHRSGVHESVEIEDGDVEKSKGDAKKVSLRRLAYLNKPEVPVLVLGSVAAIINGLVFPMFGFLFSSAISMFFEPPEKQRKDSRFWALLYVGLGLITLVVIPVQNYFFGVAGGKLVERIRSLTFEKVVHQEISWFDDPANSSGAVGARLSSDASTVKSLVGDTLALIVQNLSTIIAGLVISFTANWILAFIILAVSPLVLMQGFLQMKFLKGFSADAKVKYEEASQVANDAVGSIRTIASFCAESKVMDMYRKKCLEPEKQGVRLGLVSGAGFGFSFLALYCTNAFCFYIGSVLVEHGKATFPEVFKVFFCLTITAIGISQSSALAQDTNKAKDSAASIFNILDSTPTIDSSSNEGRTLEAISGDIDFQHVSFSYPTRPHIQIFKDLCLNIPAGKTVALVGESGSGKSTVISLLERFYNPHTGRILLNGVDIKEFRLSWLRQQMGLVGQEPILFNESIRANIAYGKEGVATEEEITAAAKASNANQFICALPEGYDTLVGERGTRFSGGQKQRIAIARAMLKDPKILLLDEATSALDAESEKVVQEALDRVSVNRTTVVVAHRLTTIRGADIIAVVKDGAVAEKGTHNELMKIIDGVYASLVALHTTAS